One window of Komagataeibacter xylinus genomic DNA carries:
- a CDS encoding LysE family translocator, with the protein MNLHTLLAFWTISILLAATPGADWAYVISAGIRDHAAVVPAVFGLFLGYIAITGTVAGGIGALVASMPLAITILTFAGAAYLIKLGISLLRHPPLPKEGHERETGARRWITKGFAISGLNPKALLFFLTLLPQFTNPGSSWPIFLKIGILGIIHTINCVSIYLMVGSGARTILSSRPRASIVTGYISGVIMIMLGLGLASEDIIKLLHS; encoded by the coding sequence ATGAATTTGCATACACTTCTTGCCTTCTGGACGATCTCCATCCTCCTTGCCGCAACTCCTGGTGCTGACTGGGCGTATGTCATTTCTGCCGGAATACGTGATCATGCCGCAGTCGTTCCCGCTGTGTTCGGTCTGTTCCTGGGATATATCGCCATTACCGGAACAGTCGCGGGCGGTATCGGTGCGCTTGTCGCCAGCATGCCGCTTGCGATCACCATTCTGACATTTGCAGGCGCGGCCTATCTCATAAAACTGGGCATTTCCCTGCTGCGTCATCCTCCCTTGCCAAAAGAGGGACATGAACGGGAAACTGGTGCGCGACGCTGGATTACCAAAGGGTTCGCCATCAGTGGCCTGAACCCAAAGGCTCTTCTGTTTTTTCTCACCCTTCTGCCCCAGTTTACAAATCCAGGTTCATCATGGCCGATTTTTTTAAAGATCGGGATCTTGGGCATCATTCATACAATAAACTGCGTATCCATCTATCTGATGGTCGGATCTGGCGCGCGGACAATATTAAGCAGCCGCCCCAGAGCATCCATCGTGACCGGCTACATATCCGGAGTGATCATGATTATGCTTGGTCTGGGTCTGGCATCGGAAGACATCATAAAATTACTTCATTCATGA
- a CDS encoding SDR family NAD(P)-dependent oxidoreductase: MPATNTIAIVTGGSRGLGRATVEALARRGVSSIFTYHTNRSAADEVVENVRRSGARAVALQLDTGDTHAFPAFADEVRRVLGEWGAERFNYLVNMAGTSHEGLFGEVTEEDFDAAYRVHAKGPFFLTQTLLPLIADGGRIVNISSGLTRFAYPGRVAYAAMKGAVEVMTHYMAKELGPRRIAVNTVAPGAIQTDFSGGMVRDNPDIARHIAEITALGRPGLPDDIGPMIASLLSEDNRWVNAQRIEVSGGQAI; encoded by the coding sequence ATGCCTGCAACAAACACCATTGCCATCGTCACCGGCGGAAGCCGTGGACTGGGCCGCGCCACCGTTGAGGCCCTCGCCCGACGCGGCGTCTCGTCCATCTTCACCTACCACACCAACAGATCCGCAGCCGATGAGGTGGTTGAGAATGTCCGGCGCAGCGGCGCCCGCGCGGTGGCCCTGCAACTTGACACCGGTGACACGCACGCCTTTCCTGCCTTTGCCGACGAAGTCCGGCGGGTGCTGGGCGAATGGGGAGCAGAGCGTTTCAATTATCTGGTCAACATGGCCGGCACGTCCCATGAGGGGCTGTTTGGCGAAGTGACGGAAGAGGATTTCGACGCCGCCTACCGCGTTCACGCCAAAGGGCCGTTCTTCCTGACGCAGACCCTGCTGCCGCTGATTGCGGATGGTGGCCGGATCGTGAACATCTCATCGGGCCTGACACGCTTCGCCTATCCCGGCAGGGTTGCCTACGCGGCCATGAAGGGTGCGGTGGAAGTCATGACGCACTACATGGCCAAGGAACTCGGCCCACGCCGCATTGCCGTCAATACGGTAGCGCCGGGTGCCATCCAGACGGATTTCTCGGGGGGCATGGTGCGGGACAATCCGGACATTGCCCGTCATATCGCGGAGATCACCGCACTTGGGCGTCCCGGACTTCCCGATGATATCGGCCCGATGATCGCCTCGCTCCTGTCCGAGGATAATCGCTGGGTCAACGCGCAGCGGATCGAAGTCTCCGGCGGTCAGGCCATCTGA
- a CDS encoding antitoxin, with amino-acid sequence MSRLIIDMTDQQHQSLKALAALQDKTIKQYALERLLPDNLDTDHAWQELKNLLRARVQEGLDGKVSSKSVSAILSEELNEKHA; translated from the coding sequence ATGAGCCGACTGATCATTGATATGACGGATCAGCAGCACCAGAGCCTGAAAGCACTGGCGGCGCTACAGGACAAGACGATCAAACAGTATGCCCTTGAGCGCTTGCTCCCTGATAATCTTGATACTGACCATGCGTGGCAGGAACTTAAAAATCTTCTTAGAGCCCGCGTTCAGGAAGGTCTTGACGGCAAGGTAAGCTCAAAGAGCGTCAGTGCGATCCTTAGTGAGGAACTCAACGAGAAGCACGCTTGA
- a CDS encoding NAD(P)H-binding protein, protein MTTRVLLIGGTGLIGRSVDADLTKWPDTVVTSLTRRKSSCSDHVIDFERLYAAPEVTLRTVAPTGADVAISCLGTTIRAAGSQTAMFRVDHDYVLAFATAAHALGARQFILVSSVGAGGPGFYLRTKGEIERDIRALGFSRVDILRPGMLLGHRAEARPMEAIGQRLAAALAPFMIGRLAGYGAIDAKTVAKAIAGLVGQVADGCRTYDNADLHRIAGQTPNS, encoded by the coding sequence ATGACGACGCGCGTTCTGCTCATCGGAGGCACCGGTCTCATCGGGCGTTCTGTCGATGCGGACCTTACCAAGTGGCCTGATACCGTCGTCACCAGCCTGACGCGTCGGAAATCATCTTGCTCCGATCATGTCATTGATTTCGAACGCCTGTACGCGGCGCCCGAGGTGACGTTACGGACCGTCGCCCCAACTGGCGCTGACGTGGCGATTTCCTGCCTGGGCACCACAATTCGTGCCGCTGGATCGCAGACGGCCATGTTCCGCGTAGATCATGACTATGTCCTCGCTTTTGCTACAGCGGCACATGCGCTTGGCGCACGTCAATTCATTCTCGTTTCTTCCGTGGGGGCGGGCGGTCCCGGTTTTTACCTCAGGACCAAAGGCGAGATCGAGCGCGACATCAGGGCGCTCGGTTTCAGCCGCGTGGACATCCTGCGTCCCGGCATGTTGCTGGGTCACCGTGCAGAGGCACGACCGATGGAGGCGATCGGTCAGCGGCTGGCGGCGGCGCTGGCACCGTTCATGATCGGCAGGCTTGCTGGATATGGCGCGATTGACGCGAAAACTGTCGCGAAGGCGATTGCCGGGCTTGTGGGGCAGGTGGCAGATGGATGCCGGACATATGACAATGCGGACCTGCATCGGATCGCCGGTCAAACTCCCAACTCATAA
- a CDS encoding IS256 family transposase: protein MTISKELLDELLTGVKRPEDLLGDSGLLKELKIRLMERMLGAELSAHLGYEEGKAAPPGQSNRRNGSTTKVLKGQDGAFPVTVPRDRDSSFEPELIKKGQTRIDGIDDRIIGLYAAGLTVRDIQTHLLDLYGLKVSPDLISRVTDAVLDEVREWQGRALDRMYPIVIFDALRVKIRDADSRTVKNKAVYVALGVTREGVREVLGLWIAENEGAKFWLSVMNELKNRGIQDILIAVVDGLKGFPEAITAAFPEAMVQTCIVHLVRHSLNFCSWKDRKAVAADLRRIYGAATADMAAAELDAFEGKWAGKYASIAPAWRRAWPEVIPFFAFDPAIRKIIYTTNAIESLNRVIRKSIKTRGSFPTDDAATKLIYLAIRSFEKDGRNVREWFAARNQFAIMFGERFAA, encoded by the coding sequence ATGACCATCTCGAAGGAACTCCTGGACGAATTGCTGACGGGCGTGAAGCGTCCTGAAGACCTGCTCGGAGACAGCGGGTTGCTGAAGGAGCTGAAAATTCGGCTCATGGAGCGTATGCTGGGTGCAGAGTTGAGCGCGCATCTGGGCTATGAGGAAGGCAAGGCTGCCCCGCCGGGCCAGTCGAACCGGCGGAATGGCTCCACGACCAAGGTGCTGAAAGGCCAGGACGGCGCCTTTCCGGTGACGGTGCCGCGCGACCGCGACAGCAGCTTTGAGCCGGAGCTTATAAAGAAGGGCCAGACCCGGATCGACGGGATCGACGACAGGATCATCGGTCTCTATGCCGCCGGTCTGACGGTCCGGGACATCCAGACCCATCTGCTTGATCTTTATGGCCTGAAGGTCTCTCCCGACCTGATCAGCCGCGTCACCGATGCCGTGCTGGACGAGGTCCGGGAGTGGCAGGGCCGGGCGCTGGATCGGATGTATCCCATCGTGATCTTCGATGCCCTTCGGGTAAAGATCCGCGATGCTGACAGCCGGACCGTTAAAAACAAGGCGGTTTACGTTGCTCTCGGTGTCACCCGCGAGGGAGTGCGCGAGGTTCTGGGGCTCTGGATCGCCGAGAATGAAGGCGCCAAATTCTGGCTTTCGGTCATGAACGAGTTGAAGAACCGGGGCATCCAGGACATCCTGATCGCGGTCGTGGACGGGCTGAAAGGCTTTCCCGAGGCCATCACCGCCGCCTTTCCCGAGGCGATGGTTCAGACCTGTATTGTTCACCTGGTGCGCCACAGCCTGAACTTCTGCTCATGGAAGGACCGTAAGGCCGTGGCTGCCGACCTGCGCCGGATCTACGGGGCCGCCACCGCTGACATGGCGGCCGCCGAACTTGATGCGTTCGAGGGGAAATGGGCCGGGAAATACGCGTCGATCGCCCCGGCATGGCGCCGGGCATGGCCAGAAGTGATCCCGTTTTTTGCCTTCGATCCGGCGATCCGCAAGATCATATACACTACGAACGCCATCGAGAGCCTGAACCGGGTCATCCGCAAATCGATCAAGACGCGCGGTTCGTTCCCGACCGACGATGCCGCAACGAAGCTGATCTACCTGGCGATCCGCAGCTTCGAGAAAGACGGGCGGAATGTTCGGGAATGGTTTGCAGCCCGCAACCAGTTCGCCATAATGTTCGGCGAGCGCTTCGCCGCTTGA
- a CDS encoding LysR family transcriptional regulator, producing MDTRHMRYFMALAETLHFGRAAERMNMSQPPFSRQIAMIERTLGVKLFERNSRNVALTPAGEHFMKDCRNVLGQFEDACRDVRLVASGMKGEMRFGFMMHAAHSVVPQLVQLYAEARPDVRLVLDERTPTEIDEMLVAGTLDAAVTFDCGYAPHLQTVLLARERLRIIMQKDHPLATTGQIGPEGLREEKIIAAPAATAPALRSAINSYFSARGIVPHVVLEPRLQHTIIQLVAKGLGVALIPASLCTELGAGLISRALTDAPQLDVVLRAPITTKNPAVSTFMEIGKSIQRALL from the coding sequence ATGGACACGCGGCATATGCGGTATTTCATGGCTCTGGCGGAGACGCTTCATTTCGGTCGGGCCGCCGAGCGGATGAACATGAGCCAGCCGCCGTTCAGCCGCCAGATTGCGATGATCGAGCGCACGTTGGGCGTGAAGCTGTTTGAACGAAACTCGCGCAACGTGGCGCTGACCCCGGCCGGGGAACACTTCATGAAAGACTGCCGAAACGTGCTGGGGCAGTTTGAGGACGCCTGTCGTGATGTCAGGCTGGTCGCCAGCGGCATGAAAGGCGAGATGCGGTTTGGATTCATGATGCATGCCGCCCACAGTGTCGTGCCGCAACTCGTGCAGCTTTATGCAGAGGCGAGGCCGGACGTCCGCCTTGTGCTTGATGAACGCACGCCGACAGAAATCGATGAGATGCTGGTGGCTGGAACACTGGATGCCGCCGTAACATTTGACTGCGGATATGCGCCACACCTGCAGACCGTGCTGCTGGCCAGGGAACGGTTACGCATCATCATGCAAAAGGACCATCCCCTTGCCACGACCGGGCAGATTGGTCCTGAGGGACTCCGCGAGGAGAAGATCATCGCGGCACCTGCCGCGACGGCGCCGGCTCTGCGATCCGCGATCAACAGCTATTTTTCGGCCAGGGGAATTGTCCCGCATGTCGTGCTTGAACCGCGGTTGCAGCACACGATCATTCAGCTTGTTGCAAAAGGGTTGGGCGTAGCCCTCATCCCCGCATCGCTGTGTACCGAACTGGGGGCAGGGCTGATATCACGGGCTTTGACAGATGCGCCTCAACTTGACGTTGTCCTTCGCGCGCCGATCACTACAAAAAACCCCGCAGTCTCGACATTTATGGAAATCGGTAAATCGATACAACGGGCTTTACTCTAA
- a CDS encoding alpha/beta hydrolase: MSKYLHCTMIVVTACALLPIVAYASDHIAPGITANIVDPGINERVMNIPLNAGGSIRAVFGSPARPQATIIMFPGGIGDIGLGQDGRIRHGDNFVVRTRKAWNKRGYAVLIPDTVGHRNLRGQRSSARYAQLIEDIIAFVHRQDSGPVFLLGTSQGAIAAVNGAAHAASGDIAGVVLTESVSVMGVSGETVFSAHPEKVQAPVLVVANRDDRCNVAPPQDAKRIGAAMTGSREVTVLMVAGGTTRSEKNCGSLTPHGYFGIEAEVITRISAWLEATIRTASLK; encoded by the coding sequence ATGTCAAAATACCTGCACTGCACGATGATCGTGGTGACTGCCTGCGCGCTCCTGCCAATAGTGGCTTATGCCAGCGACCACATTGCCCCGGGGATCACTGCCAATATCGTAGATCCGGGTATCAATGAACGTGTCATGAATATCCCTCTCAATGCTGGCGGGTCTATCAGGGCCGTCTTCGGTTCTCCGGCCCGGCCACAGGCAACGATCATCATGTTCCCGGGCGGCATAGGTGACATCGGCCTCGGGCAGGACGGGCGCATCCGGCATGGTGACAACTTCGTCGTGCGAACGCGCAAGGCATGGAACAAGCGCGGCTATGCGGTTCTCATTCCGGACACAGTTGGTCACCGCAATCTTCGAGGGCAGCGTAGTTCCGCGCGTTATGCCCAACTTATCGAGGATATCATCGCTTTCGTGCATAGACAGGACTCAGGGCCTGTTTTTCTACTTGGTACAAGCCAGGGCGCCATTGCAGCCGTCAATGGCGCGGCCCATGCCGCTTCAGGGGATATTGCCGGTGTCGTGCTGACTGAATCGGTATCCGTTATGGGCGTCAGCGGGGAAACCGTTTTCAGCGCCCATCCAGAGAAGGTGCAGGCGCCTGTTCTCGTTGTCGCCAATCGCGATGACCGATGCAATGTTGCCCCGCCACAGGACGCAAAGCGAATTGGCGCAGCCATGACAGGCAGTCGTGAAGTCACCGTGTTAATGGTGGCAGGCGGTACAACCCGGTCTGAAAAGAACTGTGGTTCGCTTACGCCACACGGCTATTTTGGCATTGAGGCAGAGGTCATTACCCGCATTAGTGCTTGGCTGGAGGCCACGATCAGGACTGCTTCCTTGAAATAG
- a CDS encoding AEC family transporter: MLNNLLIVLPIFALILTGWIARKSGALGPNATREVNRLVVYLALPAVLFDIVANAKMTDLWEPGFIAAFTLGCFIVFAGTLWWRVSTGHHLADAAIDGLNASYANTGFVGFPLVLSLVGVTGMAPTLIATIVTVCVLFVIAIVLIEAGLQTEARPRDIVAKTLFSLVKNPLLVAPALGGLVMVSGGHLPEPVHAFLKLLGGAASPCALIALGLFLAGNSAGAASARPSTAAILVGLKLIAQPLVTWIIAAPVLHLPPAMTHIAVLLAALPTGTGSFMLAEFYDREAALTGRVVLASTVFSIATISLYLAFAPA; the protein is encoded by the coding sequence ATGCTGAACAATCTGCTGATCGTCCTGCCTATCTTTGCCCTCATCCTCACCGGATGGATCGCACGCAAATCGGGTGCGCTGGGTCCCAATGCCACGCGCGAGGTCAATCGGCTCGTAGTCTATCTTGCGTTGCCCGCGGTGCTATTCGACATCGTGGCGAATGCAAAAATGACCGATCTGTGGGAGCCGGGATTCATTGCGGCGTTCACGCTCGGCTGTTTTATCGTGTTTGCCGGGACGCTGTGGTGGCGGGTGTCGACGGGACATCATCTTGCCGATGCCGCCATTGACGGACTGAACGCGAGCTATGCCAATACAGGGTTCGTCGGTTTCCCGCTTGTCCTGTCTCTTGTCGGCGTTACCGGCATGGCGCCGACGCTCATCGCCACGATCGTAACGGTCTGTGTGCTGTTTGTCATAGCGATTGTTCTGATCGAGGCCGGACTGCAGACCGAAGCACGACCGCGCGACATCGTTGCGAAAACGCTCTTTTCGCTGGTGAAAAATCCTTTGCTGGTGGCGCCAGCACTTGGTGGCCTTGTCATGGTATCCGGTGGCCACCTGCCGGAACCGGTTCATGCCTTCCTGAAGCTTCTCGGCGGGGCTGCATCCCCCTGCGCCCTGATCGCCCTCGGTCTGTTCCTTGCCGGAAATTCGGCCGGTGCTGCGTCTGCACGCCCGTCGACTGCTGCCATTCTTGTCGGCCTGAAGCTGATCGCCCAGCCTCTGGTTACATGGATCATCGCAGCGCCCGTGCTGCATTTGCCGCCAGCAATGACACATATTGCCGTGCTTCTTGCCGCACTCCCGACAGGAACCGGCTCGTTCATGCTGGCGGAATTCTATGACCGGGAAGCTGCCCTTACCGGACGTGTCGTCCTCGCCTCCACCGTGTTCTCGATTGCAACAATCTCGCTCTATCTCGCCTTTGCACCCGCATAG
- a CDS encoding LysR family transcriptional regulator — protein sequence MDRLATLDLFVRIVDRSSFSAAAADCGVSRPVATAAIKALEQRLGTRLLQRSTRHVRPTEEGAAYYRRCVAILADLEDADRGASGAVAGLLRADVIGRLARMILLPALPAFLARHPALTVHLGEGERFVDLVREGVDCVVRTGTLPDSDMIARPLGVMEEVTVASPNYLARHGTPASPDDLQGHQMIGFVSSRTGQPLPLEFTRGDEVIEVSLPARLLVGGVDTYAEAARLGFGLVQVPRYGFEDDLANGTLIEVFPDFPPTPTPVSVLYPSNRQLSPRVRVFVDWLVEIIGPRLHRQCA from the coding sequence ATGGACAGGCTTGCCACACTCGACCTCTTCGTCCGCATTGTTGACCGCAGCAGCTTCAGCGCCGCGGCAGCCGATTGCGGCGTCTCCCGCCCGGTTGCGACCGCTGCGATCAAGGCGCTGGAGCAAAGGCTCGGCACCCGACTGCTGCAACGCTCCACCCGCCACGTCAGGCCTACCGAGGAAGGCGCCGCCTATTATCGCCGGTGTGTGGCGATCCTGGCGGACCTTGAAGATGCCGATCGTGGTGCGAGTGGGGCTGTAGCCGGTCTGTTGCGCGCTGACGTCATTGGCCGTCTGGCGCGCATGATCCTGCTGCCAGCGCTGCCGGCCTTCCTTGCGCGCCATCCGGCGCTAACCGTTCATCTTGGCGAGGGCGAACGGTTTGTCGATCTGGTGCGCGAAGGGGTGGATTGCGTGGTCCGGACCGGAACCCTGCCGGATAGCGACATGATCGCCCGGCCGCTGGGCGTGATGGAAGAGGTGACGGTCGCCAGCCCGAACTATCTGGCGCGGCACGGAACGCCTGCCTCCCCCGACGATCTGCAGGGGCATCAGATGATCGGCTTCGTATCCTCACGCACCGGCCAGCCCCTGCCACTGGAGTTTACGCGCGGAGATGAAGTGATCGAGGTCTCGCTTCCCGCACGCCTGCTGGTCGGCGGCGTTGATACCTATGCCGAAGCGGCCAGGCTTGGCTTTGGCCTTGTGCAGGTTCCGCGCTATGGCTTTGAGGATGACCTTGCAAATGGCACACTGATTGAAGTCTTCCCTGATTTCCCACCCACGCCAACGCCGGTTTCTGTGCTTTATCCGAGCAACAGGCAGCTTTCCCCGCGTGTACGGGTGTTCGTGGATTGGTTGGTGGAAATTATTGGCCCGCGACTTCATCGACAATGCGCGTAA
- a CDS encoding type II restriction endonuclease, with translation MTDLIRDLILRWRDDPAATYQSWFLWDERIKNFRSIRRGLQQVVTEIAAGTFGVAYRGSSLETVVHSIAEQRQIFRGADHAFLWKPKLRIPDIYENPVNQKAFGQLLDTCLCCNTEEYVVSAIHAIDARKIKGLGPAVANLLYFLHPTIMPPFNTAIVKGYNALTGSKVKLGRWEEYLAMRQGILKLNATYRSLLSNDLGAIGGLLFDLGSGRYTAPPLEDDETARKLWEADLHQVREQSAKEARILAAERETDHTHTEIQGWLRDLGLSLGYDVWIAANDRSRPWQDGKLGDGCLSVLPGFTTETQGAESVRLIDVLWLDQESRRIVAAFEVEHSTTIYSGIVRMLDLALGSEAQALEGLFLVAPDKREADVREQLKRPAFSRIADLKVRYLPYEALEKDREAIERFGHGMKPIQAISHLLTPA, from the coding sequence ATGACCGACCTTATTCGAGACCTCATTCTTCGCTGGCGGGACGATCCGGCAGCGACCTATCAGAGCTGGTTTTTATGGGACGAGCGTATCAAGAACTTTCGCTCCATCCGCAGGGGGCTGCAGCAGGTTGTCACCGAGATTGCCGCTGGTACGTTCGGGGTCGCCTATCGTGGCTCCTCACTGGAAACAGTTGTCCATTCGATTGCGGAGCAGCGTCAGATTTTCAGGGGGGCAGATCATGCGTTCCTTTGGAAGCCAAAGCTACGAATTCCAGATATCTACGAGAATCCCGTCAACCAGAAAGCGTTCGGTCAGCTTCTCGATACCTGTCTGTGCTGCAATACTGAAGAGTACGTGGTTTCGGCCATTCATGCGATTGATGCTCGCAAGATAAAGGGACTGGGACCAGCCGTGGCCAATCTGCTGTATTTTCTGCATCCGACAATCATGCCGCCGTTCAACACGGCGATCGTGAAGGGCTATAACGCTCTGACCGGATCGAAGGTGAAACTGGGGCGATGGGAAGAGTATCTCGCCATGCGGCAGGGAATCCTGAAGCTGAATGCGACCTATCGTTCACTGCTTTCCAATGATCTGGGCGCCATCGGAGGACTGCTGTTTGACCTCGGTAGCGGACGCTATACAGCGCCACCTCTCGAGGATGACGAAACCGCGCGAAAGCTTTGGGAAGCCGATCTCCATCAGGTAAGGGAGCAGAGCGCGAAAGAAGCCCGGATCCTCGCCGCGGAGCGGGAAACGGATCATACCCATACCGAGATTCAGGGCTGGCTTCGTGATCTGGGGCTTTCCCTGGGGTATGATGTCTGGATTGCGGCCAATGACCGCAGTCGTCCATGGCAGGACGGTAAATTGGGAGATGGCTGCCTGTCGGTGTTGCCAGGGTTCACGACAGAAACGCAGGGAGCGGAATCCGTGCGCCTGATCGATGTCCTGTGGCTGGACCAAGAAAGCCGCAGGATTGTTGCAGCATTCGAGGTCGAACATTCAACGACCATCTATTCCGGTATCGTGCGGATGCTGGATCTTGCTCTCGGGTCAGAGGCGCAGGCCCTGGAGGGCCTGTTCCTTGTTGCGCCGGACAAGCGGGAAGCCGATGTGCGGGAACAGTTGAAGCGGCCGGCCTTCAGCAGGATTGCCGACCTGAAAGTCCGGTATCTGCCTTATGAGGCGCTTGAGAAGGATCGTGAGGCAATCGAGCGTTTTGGTCATGGGATGAAGCCTATTCAGGCAATATCCCATCTTCTTACCCCAGCGTGA
- a CDS encoding Lrp/AsnC family transcriptional regulator: MKLDAIDRRILRVLQEDGRCPNNELARRVGLSPSPCLRRVRLLEESGVIEGYVAVVDPAKAGFGVTAFVRIWLTGEDERQSEHFVEEIGKLLQVTEAHVLAGDCDFLLRVVAEDLPGLRRFQSEHLARIKGVRSMKTDIPLLKVKNASFA, encoded by the coding sequence ATGAAACTGGATGCGATCGATCGGCGTATTCTTCGTGTTCTTCAGGAAGATGGACGCTGCCCCAACAATGAGCTTGCCAGGCGCGTCGGGCTTTCTCCATCGCCATGCCTGCGCCGCGTGCGGCTGCTGGAAGAAAGTGGCGTCATCGAGGGGTATGTCGCCGTCGTTGATCCCGCGAAAGCTGGGTTTGGTGTGACGGCTTTTGTCAGGATATGGCTGACGGGAGAAGACGAGAGACAGTCCGAGCATTTCGTCGAGGAAATTGGGAAGCTTCTGCAGGTGACGGAAGCGCATGTCCTTGCGGGAGATTGTGATTTCCTGTTGCGCGTTGTTGCAGAAGACCTTCCAGGACTGAGACGTTTTCAGAGTGAACACCTTGCACGGATCAAAGGCGTGCGGAGTATGAAGACCGACATCCCTCTCCTGAAGGTCAAGAACGCAAGCTTTGCATAA
- a CDS encoding IS5 family transposase, whose product MKQPGFFDVDERLARLSGLGDQLEAFSRTVDFEAFRPDLEKALAYSDRSKGGRPPFDPVLMFKILVIQTLNNLSDERTEYLINDRLSFMRFLGLGLSDRVPDAKTVWLFRERLTEAGAIQKLFERFDATLRNAGYLPMSGQILDATLVAAPKQRNTKGEKADLRAGRIPEDWQDKPAKMSHKDRHARWTLKFTKAKRQDDGTIPSSDLAIPFFGYKSHISIDRKFRFIRKWKTTDAAASDGARLREGLLDKTNTASSVWADTAYRSKANEDFMDKEGFVSKVHRKKPHLKPMPRHIQKSNAGKSVIRSRVEHVFADQKSQTGLFIRTVGITRATMRIGLANIVYNMRRFLFLERLNASA is encoded by the coding sequence ATGAAGCAGCCGGGTTTCTTTGATGTTGACGAGCGGCTTGCCCGGTTAAGCGGGCTTGGCGATCAGTTGGAGGCATTTTCCCGGACTGTGGATTTTGAGGCGTTCCGCCCTGATCTGGAGAAGGCTCTGGCCTATTCAGACAGGAGCAAAGGCGGCCGTCCCCCGTTCGATCCGGTGCTGATGTTCAAGATCCTGGTCATCCAGACGCTGAACAATCTCTCCGACGAGCGAACGGAATATCTGATCAACGACCGCCTGTCCTTCATGCGTTTCCTCGGTCTGGGACTGTCGGACCGGGTGCCCGATGCCAAAACGGTCTGGCTGTTTCGCGAGCGTCTGACCGAGGCAGGCGCCATCCAGAAGCTGTTCGAGCGCTTTGACGCCACCCTGCGTAACGCTGGGTATCTGCCGATGTCCGGCCAGATCCTGGATGCCACGCTGGTGGCAGCGCCAAAGCAGCGCAATACCAAAGGGGAGAAAGCGGATCTCCGGGCGGGACGTATTCCAGAAGACTGGCAGGACAAGCCCGCAAAGATGTCGCACAAGGATCGTCATGCACGATGGACACTTAAGTTCACGAAGGCGAAGCGGCAGGACGATGGAACCATACCGTCGAGCGATCTCGCCATCCCGTTCTTTGGCTACAAATCCCACATCTCCATCGACCGGAAGTTTCGGTTCATCCGAAAATGGAAGACGACGGATGCCGCCGCCAGTGATGGTGCGCGATTGAGAGAGGGGCTGTTAGATAAAACCAATACGGCCTCAAGCGTTTGGGCTGATACAGCTTATCGCTCGAAAGCGAATGAGGACTTCATGGACAAAGAGGGTTTTGTCTCAAAGGTTCACAGAAAAAAGCCGCATCTCAAGCCTATGCCCCGACATATCCAGAAATCGAATGCTGGAAAGTCCGTGATCCGATCACGCGTCGAGCACGTCTTTGCCGACCAGAAATCACAGACGGGATTGTTCATCCGAACTGTCGGTATCACCCGGGCCACCATGAGGATCGGGCTGGCCAATATCGTCTACAACATGCGCCGCTTCCTCTTCCTCGAAAGGTTGAACGCGAGCGCGTAG